In the Helianthus annuus cultivar XRQ/B chromosome 11, HanXRQr2.0-SUNRISE, whole genome shotgun sequence genome, one interval contains:
- the LOC110887221 gene encoding 2-C-methyl-D-erythritol 4-phosphate cytidylyltransferase-like, with translation MAALAKATGDWKYDTRTGIPARKINNSLAEEVFCYIRSVYYALFEAKVHMCIPISGTVFWGKCDEDYDREKINVDLKFALPGKERQDFAYSGLQTIDLTSELVCIHDSTRPLVTSSDVEKTLARFQEVTNRYTQEKQNVDELLKQ, from the exons ATGGCGGCTCTAGCCAAG GCCACCGGCGATTGGAAATACGACACAAGGACTGGCATTCCAGCGAGAAAAATCAACAATAGCTTAGCAGAG GAGGTATTTTGTTATATCAGAAGTGTATATTATGCTCTGTTTGAGGCGAaggtacacatgtgtattccgaTTAGTGGTACTGTTTTTTGGGGAAAATGTGATGAAGATT ATGACAGAGAGAAGATCAATGTGGACCTGAAATTTGCATTGCCTGGTAAGGAAAGACAAGATTTTGCATACAGTGGACTTCAG ACAATTGATCTGACCTCTGAACTTGTATGCATCCACGATTCTACAAGACCTTTGGTGACATCCAGTGATGTAGAAAAG ACTTTGGCCCGATTTCAAGAAGTGACTAACAGATACACCCAGGAAAAACAGAAT GTGGACGAGCTTCTAAAACAATGA